One genomic segment of Paraburkholderia caffeinilytica includes these proteins:
- a CDS encoding COG4315 family predicted lipoprotein: MRKTLFCLSTLTLLALQQTAFAEAPKIVDGRFVTADGMTLYTFDKDTTPGMSACTGGCMSNWPAAMASPSDKPSGDWTVIPSADGKQQWAYKGHPLYRYAADKQAGDMKGDGFKDMWHTAKP, translated from the coding sequence ATGCGCAAAACTCTCTTCTGCCTCTCCACGCTGACCCTCCTCGCACTGCAACAAACTGCTTTTGCCGAAGCCCCGAAGATCGTCGACGGCCGTTTCGTCACGGCGGACGGCATGACGCTCTATACCTTCGATAAAGACACCACGCCCGGCATGAGCGCCTGCACCGGCGGCTGCATGAGCAACTGGCCGGCGGCGATGGCGAGCCCGTCGGACAAGCCTTCAGGCGACTGGACCGTGATTCCGTCGGCCGACGGCAAACAGCAATGGGCGTATAAAGGCCATCCGCTATATCGCTACGCGGCCGACAAGCAAGCAGGAGACATGAAGGGGGACGGCTTCAAGGACATGTGGCACACGGCAAAGCCGTGA